One genomic segment of Clostridium saccharoperbutylacetonicum N1-4(HMT) includes these proteins:
- a CDS encoding CHASE4 domain-containing protein has translation MSIKHKTLLIGFLSMLSIIGITISIFNFSYFGYIDKEHERRLKRNFEVIDYLINKEEDNMQRLITDWGQWDDTYRFIAEPNQEFVNSNLQEETIENLNLKNIVFVNNNKEIVYSKESSVSKEFSKKLVERLLGVNTNFNGDEGKNGLLSYKEKTYIVAIIPVTSSNKHAKSNGFIIMAREVDKNIITYIEEIAGVKLTLSDFQQENYKQNDEVSFINIDNNTVIYNKKYSEAVKIIKDINGESSISASLIDNGYNNDQIGYFFKSFILQFLGLIVIVLIIDVLIINKYILKRLSKLTKFMEKVGKSKDTSLNIEISGKDEVYKLAAATNKMLSELNCANDEIRFLSYCDKLTKLNNRAYIEKILDELDENKFENYFILMGDLNGLKLTNDALGHFEGDKLLVLVGKILKEICAEDDVISRWGGDEFVILVRNKDSYYVTDLIDRIKEKCNNETEFHFKISIAWGYAGYYEENSNTENVMSLAEKRMYRSKLMENKSARSAAIQSLLKTLHEKDSETEEHTIRIKWLSLKLGKKLGLTTEKLDELELLSSLHDIGKIGIPENILMKPGKLTDEEWVIMKTHCDIGYRIASSTPELAHIANKILAHHERYDGTGYPNKLKGEEIPLLSRIISIVDSYDVMTHRRIYKETYEKEYVIEELKKCSGEQFDPYLVKEFIKLLEEENILL, from the coding sequence ATGAGTATCAAACATAAAACATTATTAATTGGCTTTTTAAGTATGTTATCAATAATAGGAATAACTATTTCAATATTTAATTTTTCCTATTTTGGATATATAGACAAGGAACACGAACGAAGATTAAAAAGGAATTTTGAAGTAATAGATTATTTGATTAATAAAGAAGAAGATAATATGCAACGGCTTATTACTGATTGGGGACAATGGGATGACACTTATAGGTTTATAGCTGAACCAAATCAAGAATTTGTTAATTCAAATTTGCAGGAGGAGACAATAGAAAATTTAAATTTAAAGAACATTGTTTTTGTGAATAATAATAAAGAGATTGTATATTCAAAAGAAAGTTCAGTTTCCAAAGAATTTAGTAAAAAGCTCGTTGAAAGGCTTTTGGGAGTTAATACTAATTTTAATGGTGATGAAGGAAAGAATGGATTGTTGTCTTATAAAGAAAAAACTTATATAGTAGCAATAATACCTGTAACCTCTTCTAATAAGCATGCAAAAAGCAATGGCTTTATAATTATGGCTCGTGAAGTTGACAAAAATATAATAACTTATATAGAAGAAATTGCTGGTGTTAAATTAACATTAAGTGATTTTCAACAAGAAAATTATAAACAAAATGATGAAGTTTCGTTTATAAACATAGATAATAATACGGTTATTTATAATAAAAAATATTCTGAAGCCGTTAAAATAATAAAAGACATTAATGGGGAAAGTTCAATTAGCGCCAGTTTGATAGATAACGGTTATAATAATGATCAAATTGGTTATTTTTTCAAGAGTTTTATTCTCCAATTTTTAGGCTTGATTGTTATTGTTTTAATAATTGATGTTTTAATTATTAATAAATATATTTTAAAGAGACTGTCAAAATTAACAAAATTCATGGAGAAAGTTGGTAAGTCTAAAGATACCTCTTTAAATATTGAAATTTCGGGGAAAGATGAAGTTTACAAATTGGCAGCTGCAACAAATAAAATGCTTTCAGAACTTAATTGTGCCAATGATGAAATAAGATTTTTAAGTTATTGTGATAAACTTACTAAGCTTAACAACAGAGCATATATAGAAAAAATACTTGATGAATTAGATGAGAATAAGTTTGAGAATTATTTTATTTTAATGGGAGATCTTAATGGATTAAAATTAACTAATGATGCTTTAGGCCACTTTGAGGGCGATAAGTTACTTGTTCTTGTGGGGAAAATACTTAAAGAAATTTGTGCTGAGGATGATGTTATTTCTAGATGGGGAGGCGATGAATTTGTAATATTAGTTAGAAATAAAGATTCTTATTATGTTACTGATTTAATAGATAGAATAAAAGAAAAATGTAATAACGAAACAGAGTTTCACTTTAAAATAAGTATAGCGTGGGGATATGCTGGATACTATGAAGAAAATTCTAATACAGAAAATGTTATGAGTTTGGCTGAAAAGAGAATGTACAGAAGTAAGCTTATGGAAAATAAAAGTGCAAGAAGTGCAGCTATACAGTCACTTTTGAAAACCTTACATGAAAAAGATAGCGAAACAGAGGAACATACTATAAGGATTAAATGGTTAAGTTTGAAATTGGGCAAAAAGCTTGGATTAACAACAGAAAAACTTGATGAGTTAGAACTTCTTTCTTCCTTGCATGATATAGGAAAAATAGGTATACCAGAGAATATTTTAATGAAGCCTGGAAAGCTTACAGATGAAGAATGGGTTATTATGAAAACCCATTGTGATATAGGATATAGAATAGCTTCTTCAACCCCTGAATTAGCTCATATTGCAAACAAAATATTGGCTCATCATGAAAGGTATGATGGTACAGGCTACCCTAACAAACTTAAGGGAGAAGAAATACCGTTATTATCAAGGATTATAAGTATTGTTGATTCCTATGATGTTATGACTCATAGAAGAATTTATAAAGAAACTTATGAAAAAGAATATGTTATTGAGGAGCTTAAAAAATGTTCGGGTGAGCAATTTGATCCATATTTGGTAAAAGAGTTTATAAAATTATTAGAAGAAGAAAATATTTTATTGTAG
- a CDS encoding methyl-accepting chemotaxis protein, whose protein sequence is MDGNKKNISLKAKLIITYVIMSVLVLISGFVNFKQLSDIRNGLANGDTIASDIITTTGLCVISVVIAVIAAMYMNKSIIKRLNNLQTFAKQLAAYDFTEECEMAKNDEIGNTGRELNIAQKNIRELITIILNESSNMSALSQELSANIEEVTAKLEEVDRSSKNINVTMTETSATAEEIAASIEEVNTNMEGLAGKAEAGSTNAEKIKKRAEGIKNDSQIAIRNTAQIRDQKEKNIAKAIQDAKVVEEVKVMAGAIADIAEQTNLLALNAAIEAARAGESGKGFAVVAEEIRKLAEESSQTVVTIQDTIGKINEAVKNLSENSNDILNFMSTEVDKQLQDYAKVGEKYSNDGEFVSTMSEELVSMAQEVEATVEQINQALQSTAADVQKSSVSSENIQAEIGRSSSAMEQVAHAATEQAKIAIHLNELVQKFKVK, encoded by the coding sequence ATGGACGGAAATAAAAAAAATATATCTCTTAAGGCTAAACTTATAATAACATATGTAATTATGAGTGTTTTGGTACTTATATCGGGATTTGTAAATTTCAAACAACTTTCGGATATAAGAAATGGTTTGGCTAATGGAGATACAATAGCTAGCGACATTATTACAACAACAGGACTGTGCGTTATAAGTGTTGTTATAGCAGTGATTGCAGCAATGTATATGAATAAAAGTATAATTAAAAGATTAAATAACCTACAGACGTTTGCAAAGCAATTAGCAGCATATGATTTTACAGAAGAATGTGAAATGGCTAAAAATGATGAAATTGGAAATACTGGAAGGGAATTGAATATTGCCCAAAAGAACATTAGAGAACTTATTACAATAATACTTAATGAATCATCAAATATGAGTGCATTAAGCCAAGAATTATCAGCAAACATAGAAGAAGTCACAGCTAAACTTGAAGAAGTTGATAGGTCTTCAAAAAATATAAATGTAACTATGACTGAAACAAGTGCTACAGCTGAGGAAATTGCAGCTTCTATAGAAGAAGTAAATACTAATATGGAAGGATTAGCTGGTAAAGCTGAAGCAGGAAGTACTAATGCTGAAAAGATTAAGAAAAGAGCTGAAGGTATAAAGAATGATAGCCAAATAGCAATAAGAAATACAGCTCAAATTAGAGATCAAAAAGAAAAGAACATTGCAAAAGCAATACAAGATGCAAAGGTTGTTGAAGAAGTTAAAGTTATGGCAGGTGCAATAGCAGATATAGCTGAACAAACTAATTTGTTAGCTTTAAATGCAGCAATTGAAGCAGCAAGAGCAGGGGAATCTGGAAAAGGTTTTGCAGTTGTTGCAGAAGAAATTAGAAAGCTTGCAGAGGAATCTTCACAAACTGTTGTTACAATTCAAGACACAATAGGAAAAATTAATGAGGCTGTTAAAAATCTATCTGAAAATAGTAATGATATACTTAATTTTATGTCAACTGAAGTGGACAAACAGTTACAAGATTATGCTAAGGTTGGAGAAAAATATAGCAATGATGGTGAATTTGTGAGCACTATGTCAGAAGAGTTAGTTTCAATGGCACAAGAAGTTGAAGCTACAGTTGAACAAATTAATCAAGCTCTTCAAAGCACAGCAGCGGATGTTCAAAAGTCATCAGTAAGTAGTGAAAACATACAAGCTGAAATTGGAAGAAGTTCTTCTGCTATGGAACAAGTGGCTCATGCTGCAACTGAACAAGCAAAAATAGCAATACACTTAAATGAATTGGTACAAAAATTCAAAGTGAAATAA
- a CDS encoding cadherin-like beta sandwich domain-containing protein, with product MRTKKFSLRKIISYLLIFTVFFTVLQIGNTNKANAATQETTQVPGLVINIGDLTENVTRIVDKDSLGGYICEYLPIGKGLTLTSTSGYSITSVTSNSTNMVIGQIGNASGGQNYTISSITDYSDFILTVTIKDSAGNSVTYPIKMRFEADSSLDFNTLRVTLDSQTPQNFPYSQIDANGNYSMKADATINTAKIELLDISGTPMTFTVNGASSNIVNLVGGDNIIKIKRTNQNVSKQYTLVITKKGLPKLQALVPSTGALTPAFDKDVNEYIVTVPTDQTTVSFIPTAVDNSSTIKVNGVSVASGSKSQNIKLSEGNNEVDIVLTTKDGDVGTYIVNVTRTPLFRSTGLTSLTLTSGTLSPTFNKGITEYTATVENSITSVGVTPTAEDPNATITVNGKKVPSAATSPNISLDEGVNTINVKVTDTKGNTQTYVVNVTRKYSKDNVNLATLSVTDGTLSPKFDPETYLYSVKVAKNIEKVRILFSAQNDSAKIKVNGKEYTNGQSDYIKLEVGANNVDVQVVAEDGTTTTTYKLSLIRGDIEGKNQWVLVAGEWRFYNAAGIQVKNDWVKYDNQWYFCDINGDRKTGWIFESGNWYYLNDDGIMITGWQYDKGYWYYLQGDGSMRTNAWATYDGKWYYFNNYGQLQTGWYFYKGKYYYMDDHGVMQKGWVTYDKNKYYLNDDGSMRTGWLYTGKIWYYLDDSGMMVRGWKNIGGKNYYFDANGVMKTGMFFLDGQWINLNNA from the coding sequence ATGAGGACTAAAAAATTTAGTTTAAGAAAAATTATATCTTATTTGTTAATATTTACTGTGTTTTTTACAGTTTTACAAATTGGAAACACGAATAAAGCTAATGCTGCAACGCAAGAAACTACGCAAGTACCAGGGTTAGTTATAAATATTGGTGACTTGACAGAGAATGTTACTAGAATTGTAGATAAGGATTCTTTAGGTGGATATATTTGTGAATATCTTCCTATAGGAAAAGGCTTAACTTTAACTTCTACTTCTGGTTATAGTATTACAAGTGTTACAAGTAACTCAACTAATATGGTGATTGGGCAAATTGGAAATGCTAGTGGAGGGCAAAATTATACAATTAGTTCTATAACGGATTATAGTGATTTTATTCTTACAGTTACAATCAAGGATAGTGCAGGAAATTCAGTGACGTATCCAATAAAAATGAGATTTGAAGCTGATTCATCTCTTGATTTTAATACATTGAGAGTTACTTTGGATTCTCAAACTCCTCAGAATTTTCCATATAGTCAAATAGATGCAAATGGAAATTATTCTATGAAAGCAGACGCTACTATAAATACAGCTAAAATTGAATTGCTAGACATTTCAGGAACTCCTATGACCTTCACTGTTAATGGTGCAAGTAGTAACATTGTAAATTTAGTTGGTGGAGATAACATTATAAAAATAAAGAGAACTAATCAAAATGTTTCAAAGCAATATACCTTGGTAATTACTAAGAAAGGTCTGCCAAAGTTACAAGCATTGGTACCTTCAACAGGTGCTTTGACTCCAGCTTTTGATAAAGATGTTAATGAATACATTGTGACAGTTCCAACAGATCAAACTACAGTTTCATTTATCCCAACAGCTGTAGACAATTCGTCTACTATTAAAGTTAATGGGGTTTCTGTAGCTAGTGGAAGTAAGAGCCAAAATATAAAGTTAAGTGAAGGTAATAATGAAGTTGATATAGTACTTACTACTAAGGATGGAGATGTAGGAACATATATTGTAAATGTAACTCGTACACCATTATTTAGAAGTACAGGTCTTACAAGTTTGACTTTAACTTCAGGAACACTTTCGCCAACCTTTAATAAAGGTATAACTGAGTATACTGCAACTGTTGAAAATAGTATTACTTCGGTTGGAGTAACTCCTACAGCAGAAGATCCAAATGCAACTATTACAGTAAATGGGAAAAAGGTGCCAAGCGCAGCAACTTCACCTAATATTAGTTTAGATGAAGGTGTAAATACAATTAATGTTAAAGTTACAGATACTAAGGGAAATACTCAGACTTATGTAGTAAATGTTACAAGAAAATATTCTAAAGATAATGTTAATCTAGCAACTCTTTCTGTAACAGATGGGACATTATCACCAAAATTTGATCCAGAAACTTATCTTTATAGTGTTAAGGTAGCTAAAAATATTGAAAAAGTTAGAATATTATTTTCTGCTCAAAATGACAGTGCAAAGATTAAAGTTAATGGAAAAGAATATACAAATGGACAATCAGATTATATTAAGCTTGAGGTAGGAGCAAACAATGTAGATGTACAAGTTGTTGCAGAAGATGGAACAACAACTACTACCTATAAATTGAGTTTAATCAGAGGCGACATTGAAGGTAAAAATCAGTGGGTACTTGTTGCTGGAGAATGGAGATTTTATAATGCGGCAGGTATACAAGTTAAAAATGATTGGGTAAAATATGATAATCAATGGTATTTCTGTGATATAAATGGAGATAGAAAAACCGGCTGGATCTTTGAAAGTGGAAACTGGTACTATTTGAATGATGATGGTATTATGATAACAGGCTGGCAATATGACAAAGGTTATTGGTACTATCTTCAAGGTGATGGTTCAATGAGGACTAATGCTTGGGCTACTTATGATGGAAAATGGTATTACTTCAATAATTATGGACAACTACAAACTGGTTGGTATTTTTATAAAGGAAAATACTATTATATGGATGACCATGGAGTAATGCAAAAGGGTTGGGTAACTTACGATAAGAACAAGTATTACTTAAATGATGATGGTTCCATGAGAACAGGATGGTTATATACTGGAAAGATATGGTACTATTTGGATGACAGTGGAATGATGGTAAGAGGCTGGAAAAATATAGGCGGCAAGAACTATTATTTCGACGCAAATGGAGTTATGAAAACAGGAATGTTCTTCCTTGATGGTCAATGGATAAATTTGAATAATGCTTAA
- a CDS encoding cadherin-like beta sandwich domain-containing protein → MDRIFRSVIIGAFFCGLSFISPSSLDLVNTGVYASERQPFLRNITLSEGSKLKFDQDVHSYIVDVGKDIDVVSIKVKPDEPENTVKIDGEIVTKDDSYKKWVNLKKGKNKVEIEVEDANTQAVSKYTVFVYRGGKDAVYLKDIRVDDETIGFDNSINFYNLELDEGTEMVELNAVTEDENYTVTVNKTELKASNITRLRLHDMGKYTLTITVTDKETGRVGIYTLNIYLGIPVTPDVQGAINAVLKPNQWLIVNGRWRYNDSKGDPLKSTWFYDNKYKRYFHFSGAGNMQTGWIKDNGKSYYLNKFGMMETGWVLFEDKWYYLGADGAMRTGWLQDEGKWYFLNEDGSMETGWIIKNGKWYCLNNDGAMETGWIPYKYKWYYLNSSGEMEIGWTKIDGEWYYFNYDGSMKSGEWFKYTGDWYYLNFVGNMRHRIESIANSGWLAQNGKYYYFNEDGTMNNQTKTIDGYTYDFNQDGSVKFD, encoded by the coding sequence ATGGACAGGATATTTAGAAGTGTAATTATAGGGGCATTTTTTTGTGGACTTTCTTTTATAAGTCCAAGCAGTCTTGATTTGGTTAATACTGGAGTTTATGCTAGCGAGAGGCAACCGTTTTTAAGGAATATTACTTTAAGTGAAGGTTCTAAATTAAAATTTGATCAAGATGTGCACTCATATATTGTTGATGTTGGCAAGGATATAGATGTTGTATCTATTAAAGTAAAACCAGATGAACCTGAAAATACAGTTAAAATTGACGGAGAAATTGTAACTAAAGATGATAGTTATAAAAAATGGGTAAATTTAAAGAAGGGTAAAAATAAAGTTGAGATAGAAGTAGAAGATGCTAATACACAAGCTGTTTCTAAATATACTGTTTTTGTATATAGAGGTGGGAAAGACGCTGTTTATCTAAAAGATATAAGAGTAGATGATGAAACCATTGGTTTTGATAATAGTATTAATTTTTATAATTTGGAATTGGATGAAGGCACTGAAATGGTTGAACTTAATGCAGTTACAGAAGACGAAAATTATACAGTAACTGTTAATAAAACAGAATTAAAAGCATCTAATATTACAAGATTAAGATTGCATGATATGGGTAAGTACACATTAACTATCACTGTTACTGATAAGGAGACAGGAAGAGTAGGAATTTATACCTTAAACATTTATTTGGGAATACCTGTTACACCTGATGTTCAAGGAGCTATTAATGCAGTATTAAAGCCAAATCAATGGTTAATAGTAAATGGAAGATGGAGATATAATGATTCCAAAGGTGATCCATTAAAGAGTACATGGTTTTATGATAATAAATATAAGAGATACTTTCATTTTTCTGGGGCAGGAAATATGCAGACAGGCTGGATAAAGGACAATGGAAAATCATATTATTTAAATAAATTTGGAATGATGGAGACAGGCTGGGTACTATTTGAAGATAAGTGGTATTATTTAGGCGCTGATGGAGCAATGAGAACAGGCTGGCTTCAAGATGAAGGAAAGTGGTATTTCCTAAATGAAGATGGAAGCATGGAAACAGGGTGGATAATTAAAAATGGGAAATGGTATTGTTTAAATAATGATGGAGCCATGGAAACAGGCTGGATTCCATATAAATATAAGTGGTACTATTTGAATTCAAGTGGAGAAATGGAAATAGGCTGGACTAAAATAGATGGGGAATGGTATTACTTTAATTATGATGGAAGTATGAAGTCAGGAGAATGGTTTAAGTATACTGGTGATTGGTATTACTTGAATTTTGTTGGAAATATGAGACATAGAATTGAAAGCATTGCAAATAGTGGATGGCTAGCGCAGAATGGAAAATACTATTATTTTAATGAAGATGGAACTATGAATAATCAAACAAAAACAATTGATGGTTATACCTATGATTTTAACCAGGATGGATCTGTTAAATTTGATTAG
- a CDS encoding N-acetylmuramoyl-L-alanine amidase family protein, with protein MIKRMSKVTSVLVAAAAIISMAPANAADYKKIDSQEGTVYNAVAYKDGKFFVDAEINDKDDATYYLADGKYNNLADIDTGSTVSAYGSKYLNVGNGDYFVDLSDGKVTDENVESNAQDDTSSALRKNIKKDTDGRYNVTEAATMKNLDGTDGQALPGNKFTDLWYGTTYASLNATNDSAARLNVYTDASGNYIDADYNLGSIKVTTTASGAADKTVTVSNTHDKYNGAGTATNGVWASVGTENVIGQDANYIYRTAKVTIKTTAGISVSKINGLALSGTTTAFNTATAGEVSFTVIQKISKAQASDDIDGAKYAKSVSTYVVSDDAGVDASASLLGKYTVANGKVVAYSEDSDSVQTQTMTLSSTHGYNYVDAADKADETAEVNTNGDLAVDTDVNGNIYRLSGGYIYKWDNDAAWDKLYKVDGALNEMSVYDADNIVTWNEKDAVYSVIGAKDTTPETPVETPTNKGWVKTDAGWTYYKADGTQTKGQWVNDGGVWYMIKADGIMATGWYNDNGTWYFLQGSGAMKTGWLNDNGTWYYLQPSGAMKTGWFLDTDGNWYFLNASGAMAANTTVDGYKLGASGAWIR; from the coding sequence ATGATAAAAAGAATGAGTAAAGTAACTTCAGTATTAGTAGCTGCTGCAGCTATTATTTCAATGGCTCCAGCAAATGCTGCTGATTACAAGAAAATTGATTCACAAGAAGGAACTGTATATAATGCAGTAGCATATAAGGATGGGAAATTCTTTGTTGATGCAGAAATCAATGATAAGGATGATGCTACATATTATTTAGCAGATGGAAAGTATAATAATTTAGCAGACATTGACACAGGATCAACAGTTAGTGCGTATGGTTCTAAGTATTTAAATGTTGGAAATGGTGATTATTTTGTGGATTTATCTGATGGTAAAGTAACAGATGAAAATGTTGAGTCTAATGCACAAGATGATACTTCTTCTGCTTTAAGAAAGAATATCAAAAAAGATACAGATGGAAGATACAATGTTACTGAGGCAGCAACAATGAAAAACTTAGACGGAACAGATGGTCAAGCTCTTCCAGGAAATAAATTTACAGATTTATGGTATGGGACTACATATGCAAGTCTTAATGCAACAAATGATTCTGCTGCTAGATTAAATGTTTATACAGATGCTAGTGGAAATTACATTGATGCTGACTACAATTTAGGATCAATCAAAGTTACAACAACTGCATCTGGTGCTGCTGACAAAACTGTTACAGTATCAAATACTCATGACAAATACAATGGTGCGGGAACTGCAACTAATGGTGTATGGGCTTCAGTGGGAACTGAAAATGTAATAGGGCAAGATGCTAACTATATCTATAGAACTGCAAAAGTTACTATTAAAACTACTGCAGGAATTTCAGTAAGCAAAATTAATGGATTAGCTCTTTCTGGAACAACAACTGCATTTAATACAGCAACAGCTGGAGAAGTAAGTTTCACTGTTATCCAAAAGATCTCAAAAGCACAAGCTTCTGATGATATTGATGGAGCAAAATATGCTAAATCAGTTTCTACATATGTAGTATCAGATGATGCTGGTGTAGATGCAAGTGCAAGCTTATTAGGAAAATACACTGTTGCTAATGGAAAAGTAGTTGCTTACAGTGAAGATTCAGATTCAGTACAAACTCAAACAATGACTTTAAGTTCAACACATGGATATAACTATGTAGATGCGGCTGATAAAGCAGATGAAACTGCAGAAGTTAACACTAATGGAGATTTAGCAGTTGATACAGATGTAAATGGAAATATTTACAGATTATCAGGTGGATATATCTACAAATGGGATAATGATGCTGCTTGGGATAAATTATACAAAGTAGATGGTGCATTAAATGAAATGTCAGTTTACGATGCAGACAATATCGTAACTTGGAATGAAAAAGATGCAGTTTACTCAGTAATTGGAGCAAAAGATACAACACCTGAAACTCCAGTTGAAACTCCAACAAATAAAGGATGGGTTAAAACTGATGCAGGTTGGACATACTACAAGGCTGATGGTACTCAAACTAAAGGACAATGGGTTAACGATGGTGGAGTTTGGTACATGATCAAAGCTGATGGAATCATGGCTACTGGCTGGTACAATGATAATGGTACTTGGTACTTCTTACAAGGTTCAGGAGCAATGAAAACTGGTTGGTTAAATGACAATGGAACTTGGTATTACTTACAACCATCAGGAGCAATGAAAACTGGTTGGTTCTTAGATACTGATGGAAATTGGTACTTCTTAAATGCATCAGGAGCAATGGCAGCTAACACTACTGTTGATGGATACAAATTAGGTGCATCAGGAGCATGGATTAGATAA
- a CDS encoding N-acetylmuramoyl-L-alanine amidase family protein — translation MLKNINKTISLLAAVATVVSIVPVSANAATKEIKSQEGDIYNAIAYKDGEFYIGGKPNKKDEGAYFFSDGKYKELDNLDSEDKVEVYGTKYAEVKDGEYFLDLSNGKVSDDEIKNKDLDSVGVNLRSSIKYDNDGRYDDTDAKDIKEVTELPKAKFAEGWYAAQYKTKSADTNINGGATSFNVYTDKSGKYIDADYNLGKIKVQLDGGKTANVENTNDADNNVRGAVANATVIGQDSSNIYRLATITIKTTNGIAVTGIGGLTLGTETTAFTQSSDKTSVTFQVIQVISKNQYSKGINGIKYARTVTDYIVCDKNGKKIDLLSEDQKAFTVSDGKLINYKLNGNDLEASIIELKNKSSLYYVELGDNDNITVQDGDNSVDVDVKGNLWALSDDAVSKFDSDGNFDKVYDTDEEYNDLSVYDQDNLIVWNSSDEIYSVISKKVESEDKTDKTTNTDKNTTTNETKAGWVSNNGTWSYINADGSKFKGWFGSDQTWYYLDENGIMVTGWKQVNGQWYYLDTVSGLMKTGWFNDNGKWYYFDASGAMQKNTSIGGYKLDANGVWVG, via the coding sequence ATGTTGAAAAATATTAATAAAACAATATCTTTATTAGCAGCTGTAGCAACAGTGGTTTCTATAGTGCCGGTTAGTGCTAATGCAGCAACTAAAGAAATAAAATCTCAAGAGGGAGATATTTATAATGCCATAGCTTATAAAGATGGAGAATTCTACATAGGTGGTAAGCCTAATAAAAAAGATGAAGGGGCTTATTTCTTTAGCGATGGAAAATATAAAGAATTAGACAACCTTGATTCAGAAGATAAAGTTGAAGTGTATGGAACTAAATATGCGGAAGTTAAGGATGGAGAATATTTCTTAGATTTATCAAATGGTAAAGTTTCTGATGATGAGATTAAAAATAAAGATTTAGATAGTGTAGGGGTTAATTTAAGAAGTAGTATTAAATACGATAATGATGGAAGATATGATGATACTGATGCAAAGGATATTAAAGAAGTAACTGAACTACCAAAAGCTAAATTTGCTGAAGGCTGGTATGCCGCACAATATAAAACAAAATCAGCAGATACTAATATTAATGGTGGAGCAACTAGTTTTAATGTTTATACAGATAAATCTGGGAAGTATATTGATGCTGATTACAATTTAGGAAAAATAAAAGTTCAATTAGATGGTGGAAAAACTGCTAATGTAGAAAATACTAATGATGCAGATAATAATGTAAGAGGAGCAGTAGCTAATGCTACAGTTATTGGACAAGACTCTAGTAATATTTATAGATTAGCAACAATTACAATTAAAACTACTAATGGTATAGCAGTAACAGGAATAGGTGGATTAACTTTAGGTACAGAAACTACAGCATTTACTCAATCGTCAGATAAAACCAGTGTAACTTTCCAGGTTATTCAGGTTATATCAAAAAATCAATATTCTAAAGGGATTAATGGAATTAAATATGCAAGAACCGTAACTGACTATATTGTTTGCGATAAAAATGGTAAGAAAATAGATTTATTAAGTGAGGATCAAAAAGCCTTTACTGTTTCAGATGGTAAATTAATTAATTATAAACTAAATGGAAATGACCTTGAAGCTTCAATTATTGAATTAAAAAATAAAAGCTCTCTTTATTATGTTGAATTAGGAGATAATGATAATATAACAGTTCAAGACGGAGATAATTCAGTAGATGTTGATGTAAAGGGTAATTTATGGGCACTATCAGATGATGCTGTATCAAAATTTGATAGTGATGGAAATTTTGACAAGGTTTATGATACTGATGAAGAATATAATGATTTATCTGTTTATGATCAGGATAATTTAATTGTTTGGAATTCAAGTGATGAAATTTATTCAGTAATAAGCAAAAAAGTTGAATCAGAGGATAAGACAGATAAAACTACTAATACTGATAAAAACACAACTACTAATGAAACAAAGGCTGGTTGGGTTTCAAACAATGGAACTTGGAGTTATATCAATGCTGATGGATCGAAATTCAAAGGATGGTTTGGCAGTGATCAAACTTGGTACTATTTAGATGAGAATGGGATCATGGTCACTGGTTGGAAGCAGGTAAATGGACAATGGTACTATTTAGACACAGTTTCAGGCCTTATGAAAACTGGCTGGTTTAATGATAATGGAAAGTGGTATTATTTCGATGCATCAGGAGCAATGCAGAAAAATACATCAATTGGAGGCTATAAATTAGATGCCAATGGTGTATGGGTTGGCTAA